From a single Paenibacillus sp. FSL R5-0345 genomic region:
- a CDS encoding IS3 family transposase (programmed frameshift): MATRVSYPVEIKMKAIEMRLAGVPVKEVMEQLGIRNKTQLKTWMRWNRNGERHRLEQPVGKQYSYGKGPEDSSELEKVKAENRFLKQQLDLLKKYEGVGEEVEPEAVIAWIESIRNEVTVSEACRWLGIARTTYYRWKAAVGTKHTDKLVEKIRELCIRHKFRYGYRKITALLRIEQSINHKRVQRIMQCEGLQCRVRMKKRKVTGQSVHSFENLLKRQFHAEAPLQKLVTDITYLPFGGKMLYFSSILDLYNGEIVAYSIADKQDTSLVLDTLNQLPKQKKMLLHSDQGSVYTSFAYQEAVKGKGITMSMSRKGTPADNAPIESFHSTLKSETFYLEDLTSTTTAIVVKTIRDYIIYYNSIRIQAKLNNQSPMDFRRLAT, encoded by the exons TTGGCAACCAGAGTAAGTTATCCCGTGGAAATAAAGATGAAAGCTATAGAAATGAGATTAGCAGGAGTACCTGTGAAAGAGGTTATGGAGCAGCTCGGAATACGGAATAAGACACAGCTAAAGACATGGATGAGATGGAATCGAAATGGTGAACGACATCGTTTGGAGCAGCCGGTGGGTAAACAGTACAGCTATGGCAAAGGTCCGGAGGACTCTTCGGAACTCGAAAAAGTAAAGGCAGAGAACCGATTCTTAAAACAACAATTAGATCTGCTAAAAAAGTACGAGG GAGTTGGAGAGGAGGTGGAACCAGAGGCCGTTATTGCCTGGATTGAATCCATTCGAAACGAAGTGACGGTGTCTGAGGCTTGTAGATGGCTCGGAATCGCAAGAACGACTTACTACCGCTGGAAAGCAGCTGTGGGGACAAAGCATACAGACAAACTGGTGGAGAAAATCCGGGAGCTTTGCATCCGTCATAAATTCCGCTATGGGTACCGAAAAATCACGGCGCTCCTTCGGATAGAGCAGAGTATAAATCATAAGCGAGTCCAGCGGATCATGCAGTGTGAGGGGCTTCAGTGCCGCGTGAGGATGAAAAAACGAAAGGTGACTGGGCAATCTGTACACTCCTTTGAAAATCTGCTCAAGCGACAGTTTCATGCAGAAGCACCTCTGCAAAAACTCGTCACGGACATTACCTATTTGCCATTTGGCGGGAAGATGTTGTACTTCTCCAGCATTCTAGACTTGTACAATGGTGAGATTGTGGCTTACAGTATAGCAGATAAACAAGATACCTCTTTGGTGTTGGATACATTAAATCAACTTCCAAAGCAGAAAAAGATGTTGTTGCATAGCGACCAGGGCAGCGTGTATACGTCCTTTGCGTACCAGGAAGCTGTAAAAGGAAAAGGCATTACCATGAGCATGTCCCGTAAAGGAACGCCCGCTGATAATGCCCCCATTGAATCGTTTCATTCCACTCTAAAGTCTGAAACGTTCTACCTCGAAGATCTCACATCTACAACGACTGCAATCGTTGTAAAGACCATTCGAGACTACATCATTTACTATAACTCAATTCGAATTCAAGCGAAACTAAATAACCAGTCACCGATGGATTTCCGGCGACTGGCTACTTAA
- a CDS encoding SDR family oxidoreductase, which yields MSNNKQATKTLPPQEQHHQPGIESEMKPLPKYEPANYKAAGKLEGKAALITGGDSGIGRAVAVLFAKEGADVVISYLNEHSDAEETKRQVEQEGRKCILIPGDIGVESFCKDLIKQTVEGLGKLDILINNAAEQHPQAKIEDITSEQLERTFRTNIFAMFYLTKAAMPHLKAGSAIINTTSITAYRGSPQLLDYSSTKGAILSFTRSLSTNLAEQGIRVNGVAPGPIWTPLIPSTFDAKQVSEFGGTQPMKRPGQPEELAPAYVYLASDDSSYVTGQVIHVNGGEVVNG from the coding sequence ATGTCAAACAATAAGCAAGCTACCAAAACCTTACCCCCGCAAGAGCAGCATCATCAGCCAGGAATTGAAAGCGAAATGAAGCCGTTGCCGAAATATGAGCCGGCTAATTATAAAGCAGCAGGTAAGCTGGAGGGTAAGGCGGCGCTTATCACTGGAGGAGACAGTGGAATCGGACGGGCTGTTGCTGTTCTTTTTGCTAAAGAAGGCGCTGATGTAGTGATTTCATATCTGAATGAGCACTCTGATGCAGAGGAAACGAAACGTCAGGTGGAGCAGGAAGGTCGCAAATGTATTCTAATTCCCGGAGATATTGGTGTGGAATCCTTCTGTAAGGATCTAATTAAACAGACGGTAGAGGGCCTCGGTAAACTGGATATTCTCATCAATAACGCGGCGGAGCAGCATCCGCAAGCTAAGATTGAAGATATTACTTCCGAGCAGCTAGAGCGTACATTCCGAACGAACATATTTGCGATGTTTTATTTGACCAAAGCGGCTATGCCTCATCTAAAAGCAGGATCTGCTATCATCAATACGACATCGATTACCGCTTATCGCGGTAGCCCACAATTGCTGGACTATTCTTCAACAAAAGGAGCGATTCTGAGCTTCACACGTTCCTTATCTACGAATCTGGCGGAGCAAGGCATTCGGGTAAATGGTGTTGCTCCGGGTCCAATTTGGACACCGCTTATCCCGTCTACCTTTGATGCGAAGCAGGTTAGCGAGTTCGGGGGTACACAGCCTATGAAGCGTCCGGGACAGCCAGAGGAGCTGGCTCCGGCATATGTATACCTAGCCTCCGATGATTCTAGCTATGTGACTGGACAGGTTATTCATGTAAATGGTGGCGAGGTTGTAAACGGGTAG
- the pnpS gene encoding two-component system histidine kinase PnpS, with the protein MKPFRARLTFILMALIGISMIGTGFTMAHLFKSSHIAALEENMSREINLLAGTLEFVDMDGSNAISYYTEQAEHIAKLLDSRITFIGKSGKVLGDSEKNPLEMDNHSDREEEIVAAKEGTGRAIRYSETLDREMLYVAERVTSDQGFDGYIRVSMGLDAVTEGLNRAWMIMAGGLVVLFLLATIVSYKVASSMTSPLEQITRVARRITDLDYDARVHLKRKDEVGQLATAINAMADSLQAQLKTIRDNEDLLQSVLDNMTGGIIMINADEEIALLNRASEHMLDVSNSEMAGHSYKELKRHYELTRLLEEGVSSKEPLHEERSIYNPRERIIRMDAVPMIQDGSYRGMLFLLQEVTEIRRLERMRSEFVANVSHELKTPVAAVKGFAETLLGGGVKDEKTARSFLQIIYDENERLNRLIGDILELSKIESKRVQLDCSPVHIIEFFDSVLGTISKVAEKKNISLNVEVPEELFIEADEDKLRQIFMNLLSNAINYTHEGGSVKVYVKNILKPDGSENVQFTVTDTGMGIPKKDLPRIFERFYRVDKARSRSSGGTGLGLSIVKHLVDMHHGVISVKSDLGIGSSFIIELPLLQEEKVD; encoded by the coding sequence ATGAAACCGTTTCGCGCGCGTCTTACGTTTATACTTATGGCCTTAATCGGCATTTCCATGATTGGCACTGGATTTACGATGGCTCATCTGTTTAAGAGCTCCCATATAGCTGCTCTCGAGGAGAACATGTCCCGGGAAATAAATCTACTCGCTGGTACATTGGAATTTGTAGATATGGACGGCTCTAATGCAATTTCGTATTATACGGAGCAGGCTGAGCATATCGCCAAGCTTCTAGATTCCCGGATTACTTTTATTGGTAAATCAGGTAAAGTTTTAGGGGATTCAGAGAAAAATCCGCTGGAGATGGACAATCACTCTGATCGTGAAGAGGAGATTGTTGCGGCTAAAGAGGGGACTGGGCGAGCCATTCGTTACAGCGAAACTTTGGATCGCGAGATGCTTTATGTAGCTGAGCGGGTAACCTCGGATCAGGGTTTTGACGGATACATTCGGGTCTCGATGGGACTTGATGCAGTAACGGAAGGGCTTAATCGTGCTTGGATGATAATGGCTGGGGGGCTAGTTGTTTTATTCCTGTTAGCAACTATTGTTAGCTATAAAGTGGCATCGAGCATGACTTCACCGCTTGAACAAATTACGAGAGTCGCACGGCGGATAACAGATCTTGATTATGATGCAAGAGTCCACTTGAAGCGCAAAGATGAGGTTGGGCAGCTGGCAACAGCGATTAATGCCATGGCTGACAGTCTTCAGGCTCAGCTTAAGACCATTCGTGATAATGAAGATCTGCTGCAAAGCGTACTGGACAATATGACTGGCGGCATCATAATGATCAATGCGGACGAAGAAATTGCCCTGCTAAACCGGGCTTCGGAGCATATGCTGGATGTTAGCAACAGTGAAATGGCGGGTCATTCGTACAAAGAGCTAAAACGTCATTATGAACTGACTCGTCTGCTTGAAGAAGGAGTATCGAGTAAAGAACCGCTCCATGAAGAACGGAGTATTTACAATCCTAGAGAACGAATTATACGTATGGACGCAGTACCAATGATCCAGGATGGGTCCTACAGAGGGATGCTCTTCCTTCTGCAAGAGGTAACAGAGATACGTCGACTTGAGCGGATGCGGAGTGAATTCGTCGCTAACGTATCCCATGAATTGAAGACGCCGGTTGCTGCTGTTAAAGGTTTTGCCGAGACCTTGCTGGGTGGTGGGGTTAAGGATGAGAAGACAGCCCGTTCCTTTTTGCAAATTATTTATGATGAGAACGAACGTTTAAATCGATTAATAGGAGATATTTTAGAATTATCTAAAATCGAATCAAAACGTGTGCAGCTCGATTGTTCACCTGTTCATATCATTGAATTCTTTGATTCTGTGCTAGGAACCATTAGCAAAGTGGCTGAGAAGAAGAATATTAGTCTTAATGTTGAGGTTCCTGAGGAGCTGTTCATTGAGGCAGACGAGGATAAACTGCGTCAAATTTTCATGAATTTGCTCTCCAATGCGATTAATTACACGCATGAAGGGGGTAGCGTAAAAGTCTATGTTAAGAATATACTGAAGCCAGATGGTTCTGAGAATGTTCAATTTACCGTTACCGATACAGGGATGGGCATTCCCAAAAAGGATCTGCCGCGTATTTTTGAAAGATTTTATCGGGTGGATAAGGCAAGATCTAGAAGCTCCGGCGGAACTGGACTGGGGCTGTCTATTGTGAAGCACTTGGTAGATATGCACCATGGTGTGATTTCGGTAAAAAGTGATTTGGGGATCGGAAGCTCATTTATTATTGAGTTGCCGCTCTTGCAGGAAGAAAAGGTGGATTAG
- a CDS encoding response regulator transcription factor — translation MAQRLLVIEDEPTLARLLSYNLTQEGYEVTVEDHGTAGYDRATREPFDLIVLDLMLPGMNGIDILDKLRGQGIRTPIIVLTAKNAEEDVVRGLKSGADDYITKPFGVSELLARVSAVLRRISGLAEEAPTETPISASTIILGQLEIYPERYEVSLGGHSINLRPKEFEVLLYLARKPGVVLTRDDLMNAVWGFDYIGGQRTVDVHVSSLRKKLELDPESVHIDSIRGVGYKLVVNKKRAPVI, via the coding sequence ATGGCTCAACGATTGCTTGTCATTGAAGACGAACCGACACTGGCCCGGCTGCTGTCCTATAACTTAACGCAGGAAGGTTACGAGGTGACAGTAGAGGATCATGGTACGGCAGGATATGATCGTGCGACGAGGGAACCTTTTGACTTGATCGTATTAGATCTGATGTTGCCAGGTATGAATGGCATTGACATCCTTGATAAATTGCGTGGACAAGGTATCCGAACACCTATTATTGTGTTGACCGCCAAAAATGCGGAAGAAGATGTAGTTAGAGGGTTGAAATCAGGTGCTGATGATTATATCACCAAACCATTCGGCGTCTCCGAACTACTTGCAAGAGTAAGTGCTGTACTTCGGCGGATTTCTGGACTTGCTGAAGAAGCACCGACAGAAACACCTATCTCTGCTTCTACCATTATTTTAGGTCAATTAGAGATATACCCTGAGAGATATGAAGTCTCCCTCGGTGGGCATAGTATTAACTTGCGGCCTAAAGAGTTCGAAGTACTGTTATATTTGGCGCGTAAGCCAGGAGTTGTGTTGACGAGAGATGATCTCATGAATGCTGTATGGGGCTTTGATTACATTGGTGGACAGCGTACAGTGGACGTACATGTGAGTTCACTCCGTAAAAAGCTTGAGCTAGATCCAGAATCGGTTCATATCGATTCGATTCGGGGCGTAGGCTATAAACTGGTTGTTAATAAAAAGAGAGCTCCGGTCATTTAG
- the icd gene encoding NADP-dependent isocitrate dehydrogenase has protein sequence MLKLEKFDLPTEGEQITIKEGKLQVPNNPIIPFIEGDGTGRDIWKASKRVLDAAVTKAYGGTKQIAWYEVFAGEKAFNTYGEWLPNDTLEAIREYFVAIKGPLTTPIGGGIRSLNVALRQELDLYVCLRPVRYFQGVPSPVKRPELVDMVIFRENTEDIYAGIEYQEGSAEVKKVIEFLQKEMGVNKIRFPETSGIGIKPVSSEGSKRLVRAAIEYAIKHGRKSVTLVHKGNIMKFTEGAFKNWGYEVAEQEFGDKVFTWSQYDVIKERDGEAAANAAQKDAEAAGKIIIKDAIADIALQQVLTRPTDFDVIATLNLNGDYLSDALAAQIGGIGIAPGANINYITGHAIFEATHGTAPKYADKDVVNPGSVILSGVMLLEHLGWQEAADLIYKGMETAINNKTVTYDFARLMEGATELKCSAFADEIINHL, from the coding sequence ATGTTGAAACTAGAAAAATTCGATCTACCTACAGAAGGCGAACAAATCACGATTAAAGAAGGAAAACTACAAGTTCCGAATAATCCAATCATTCCTTTTATCGAGGGTGACGGCACAGGCCGTGATATTTGGAAAGCTTCCAAGCGCGTACTTGATGCAGCAGTAACTAAAGCTTATGGTGGTACTAAGCAAATCGCTTGGTACGAAGTATTTGCTGGCGAAAAAGCTTTCAATACATATGGTGAATGGTTGCCAAATGATACGTTGGAAGCAATCCGCGAATATTTTGTGGCGATCAAGGGACCACTTACTACTCCAATCGGAGGCGGTATCCGTTCATTGAATGTAGCTTTGCGTCAAGAATTGGATTTGTACGTATGTCTGCGTCCAGTTCGTTATTTCCAAGGTGTTCCTTCTCCTGTTAAACGTCCTGAGCTGGTGGATATGGTTATTTTCCGTGAGAATACAGAGGATATCTATGCAGGGATTGAATATCAAGAAGGCTCTGCTGAAGTGAAGAAAGTCATCGAATTCCTGCAAAAAGAAATGGGAGTTAACAAAATCCGTTTCCCTGAAACTTCTGGTATTGGTATCAAACCGGTATCCTCCGAAGGTTCGAAGCGTTTGGTGCGCGCTGCAATTGAATATGCGATCAAGCATGGACGTAAGAGCGTAACGCTTGTTCACAAAGGAAACATCATGAAGTTCACTGAAGGTGCCTTCAAAAACTGGGGTTATGAAGTAGCTGAGCAAGAGTTCGGAGATAAGGTCTTCACTTGGAGTCAATATGATGTGATTAAGGAACGTGACGGTGAGGCTGCCGCTAATGCTGCTCAGAAGGATGCTGAAGCTGCTGGCAAAATCATTATCAAGGATGCAATTGCGGATATCGCGCTGCAACAAGTTCTGACTCGTCCAACTGATTTCGATGTTATTGCTACGTTGAACTTGAACGGGGATTACCTGTCCGACGCACTTGCTGCACAAATCGGCGGCATCGGCATCGCTCCTGGAGCGAACATTAACTATATTACTGGCCACGCTATTTTTGAAGCTACCCATGGTACAGCTCCTAAATATGCTGACAAAGACGTTGTGAATCCTGGTTCTGTTATTCTGTCCGGCGTAATGCTCTTGGAGCACTTGGGCTGGCAGGAAGCAGCGGACCTGATTTATAAAGGGATGGAAACGGCTATTAACAATAAGACCGTGACTTATGACTTTGCTCGTCTGATGGAAGGTGCAACTGAGCTGAAATGCTCCGCATTTGCAGACGAAATTATTAACCACCTATAA
- the mdh gene encoding malate dehydrogenase, which translates to MAIKRYKITVVGAGFTGATTALMLAQKELGDVVLLDIPQMENPTKGKALDMQEAGPVQRFDSHITGTSSYEDAVDSDIVIITAGIARKPGMSRDDLVNINAGIVRSVCENIRHVAPESIVIILSNPVDAMTYAAFEALGFPKNRVIGQSGVLDTARYCTFIAQELNVSVEDVRGFVIGGHGNDMVPLVRYSSVGGIPIDTLIPANRIEEIVKRTRVGGGEIVDLLGNGSAYYAPAASLVQMTEAILKDKKRIIPVIAMLEGEYGYDNLFLGVPALLGANGIEKIFELELTAEERAALDKSAESVREVTALLSV; encoded by the coding sequence GTGGCAATCAAGCGTTATAAAATTACAGTGGTAGGCGCCGGTTTTACCGGCGCTACTACAGCTCTTATGTTAGCCCAGAAAGAACTTGGTGACGTTGTGCTGCTCGATATTCCGCAAATGGAGAACCCAACCAAGGGTAAGGCGCTGGACATGCAAGAAGCAGGTCCTGTGCAGAGATTCGACAGTCATATTACCGGGACCTCAAGTTATGAAGATGCTGTAGATTCTGATATTGTAATTATCACTGCAGGGATTGCCCGTAAACCTGGGATGAGCCGCGACGATCTTGTGAATATCAATGCAGGAATTGTTAGGTCGGTATGCGAGAACATAAGACATGTAGCGCCTGAATCTATCGTAATTATTTTGAGTAATCCGGTAGATGCAATGACTTATGCTGCATTTGAAGCGCTAGGTTTTCCGAAGAATCGCGTTATTGGACAATCCGGCGTGCTGGATACAGCCCGTTATTGCACTTTTATTGCACAAGAGTTGAACGTATCCGTTGAAGATGTACGAGGTTTCGTAATAGGCGGACACGGCAATGATATGGTACCGCTCGTACGTTATTCTAGTGTCGGAGGCATTCCAATCGATACATTGATTCCTGCGAATCGTATCGAGGAGATTGTGAAACGAACACGTGTGGGTGGCGGAGAAATCGTTGACCTTCTAGGAAACGGTAGTGCGTATTATGCGCCTGCAGCCTCTTTGGTTCAAATGACGGAAGCTATCTTGAAGGATAAGAAACGAATCATTCCGGTTATTGCCATGCTTGAAGGCGAATATGGTTATGACAATCTGTTTCTGGGTGTTCCAGCTCTTCTTGGTGCGAATGGGATTGAGAAGATTTTTGAACTGGAGCTTACGGCTGAGGAGAGAGCGGCTTTGGATAAGTCCGCTGAATCCGTACGCGAGGTAACAGCTTTATTATCTGTGTAA
- the yfbR gene encoding 5'-deoxynucleotidase, whose protein sequence is MNYHFSAYLYRLQYIQRWSLMRSTAPENVAEHSFHVALLTHMLCSIGNVHYGRSLNAERAATMALFHDASEVFTGDIATPVKYNNPRLLTSFREMERVASERLTGMIPSELQGIYKQLMQPEDSTPDSEDVLLHSYVKAADRLDAYLKCVWEVAAGNREFAAAKEQTAAKLRGLGLQEVDYFLTHMAPSFEMSLDELSAGN, encoded by the coding sequence TTGAACTACCATTTTTCCGCCTATTTATATCGGCTTCAATATATTCAGCGTTGGAGCCTAATGCGAAGCACCGCACCGGAGAACGTTGCTGAGCATTCTTTTCATGTTGCCCTGCTCACACATATGCTCTGTTCCATTGGTAATGTTCATTATGGGCGTTCATTAAATGCTGAAAGAGCAGCAACTATGGCCCTGTTTCATGATGCCAGCGAAGTGTTCACTGGTGACATTGCCACGCCAGTGAAATACAATAACCCTCGTCTACTTACTAGCTTCCGCGAAATGGAAAGAGTTGCTTCGGAACGCTTAACCGGTATGATTCCTTCCGAGCTTCAGGGCATTTACAAGCAACTGATGCAGCCAGAAGATAGTACTCCCGATTCGGAGGACGTCCTGCTGCATAGCTACGTTAAGGCAGCCGATCGGCTGGATGCCTACTTGAAATGTGTGTGGGAGGTTGCTGCGGGCAACCGTGAATTTGCAGCGGCGAAAGAGCAAACAGCCGCGAAGCTGCGCGGGCTCGGACTACAGGAAGTAGATTACTTCCTGACTCATATGGCACCGAGCTTTGAAATGTCGCTGGATGAGCTCTCTGCCGGAAACTAA
- the pstB gene encoding phosphate ABC transporter ATP-binding protein PstB — protein MKSIIDIENLDLYYESFHALKNVNLQIPEKQVTAFIGPSGCGKSTLLRTLNRMNDMIPGTRIEGTVNIGGKNIYSDEVEVESLRKQVGMVFQQPNPFPKSIYDNVAYGPRLHGIRSKSELDEIVEKSLRHSALWEEVKDFLKKSALSLSGGQQQRLCIARALAVQPDILLMDEATSALDPVSTLKIEELVQELRNEYTIVMVTHNMHQAARVSGRTVFFLNGVIVEAADTEVLFSNPKDSRTEDYISGRFG, from the coding sequence ATGAAATCCATCATTGACATAGAGAATCTTGATCTCTACTATGAGTCGTTCCACGCACTGAAGAATGTGAATCTGCAAATTCCGGAGAAACAGGTTACCGCTTTTATTGGACCTTCCGGTTGCGGGAAATCTACGTTGCTTCGCACATTGAATCGTATGAATGATATGATTCCTGGCACACGTATAGAAGGAACTGTAAACATCGGTGGCAAAAATATTTATAGTGATGAGGTAGAGGTGGAAAGCCTGCGTAAGCAGGTCGGTATGGTGTTTCAACAGCCGAACCCTTTTCCAAAATCGATTTATGACAACGTAGCTTACGGTCCCCGTCTACACGGTATCCGCTCCAAAAGTGAGCTGGATGAGATCGTAGAAAAAAGCTTGCGTCACTCCGCCCTATGGGAGGAAGTGAAAGATTTTCTGAAGAAATCTGCCCTTAGCTTGTCCGGTGGACAGCAGCAACGGCTGTGTATTGCTAGAGCGCTAGCGGTACAGCCTGATATTTTGCTAATGGATGAGGCAACCTCTGCACTCGACCCTGTATCCACACTCAAGATAGAAGAGCTTGTTCAGGAACTAAGAAATGAGTATACAATTGTTATGGTTACTCATAACATGCATCAGGCGGCACGTGTTTCCGGTCGAACTGTATTTTTCTTAAATGGTGTAATTGTAGAGGCGGCGGACACAGAGGTGCTTTTCTCGAACCCTAAAGATTCCCGCACAGAAGATTATATTTCCGGACGTTTCGGCTGA
- a CDS encoding VOC family protein translates to MVPHYIRNGLLNVTPYFIVEGADRLIEFVVNCFDARINDMLRNDEGKIRHAELRIGDSIIEVSEANEKYSPVQLAIHLYVRNVDETFRKCLDAGASIIEEPLDKSYGERGAGIRDIQGNQWFLATCIE, encoded by the coding sequence ATGGTACCGCATTATATTAGAAATGGTCTTCTGAATGTTACCCCGTATTTTATCGTCGAAGGTGCAGATCGATTGATTGAGTTTGTTGTGAACTGCTTTGATGCTAGAATTAATGATATGCTGCGGAATGATGAAGGAAAGATTAGACATGCCGAGCTGCGAATTGGGGATTCAATCATAGAGGTTTCTGAAGCTAACGAGAAATATTCACCAGTACAGCTCGCGATTCATCTCTATGTAAGAAATGTGGATGAGACCTTTCGTAAGTGCTTGGACGCCGGGGCATCTATCATTGAAGAACCTCTGGACAAGTCTTATGGAGAAAGAGGAGCGGGGATTAGAGATATTCAGGGCAATCAGTGGTTTCTTGCAACCTGCATAGAATGA
- a CDS encoding fumarate hydratase, with protein sequence MQHFEDSVYNLIVETSTNLPGDVRRAVAKGRALEDRATRSGLALTTIAQNIGMAEAQVSPICQDTGMPTFIIHTPVGINQIEMKKDIHNAIVRATKNGKLRPNSVDSLTGENSGDNLGAGTPVIHFEQWEEDKIDVRLILKGGGCENKNIQYSLPAELEGLGKAGRDLDGIRKCILHAVYQAQGQGCSAGFIGVGIGGDRTTGYELAKKQLFRKVEDVNPIEDLSKLEDYIMENANKLGIGTMGFGGEVSLLGCKVGVMNRLPASFFVSVAYNCWAFRRQGVLVDPSTGNIEEWLYESGTGISVEDGRDQASESEVPGAGDNNAATESREVRLTTPISEEDIRSLRVGDVVILSGEMHTGRDALHKYLMDHDAPVDLDGAVIYHCGPVMMKDEEGWHVKAAGPTTSIREEPYQGDIIKKFGIRAVIGKGGMGPKTLKALQEHGGVYLNAIGGAAQYYAECIKKVNAVDFMEFGIPEAMWHLDVEGFAAIVTMDAHGNSLHADVEKDSAAKLTQFKEPVFK encoded by the coding sequence ATGCAGCATTTTGAAGACAGCGTTTATAATCTAATTGTAGAAACGTCCACGAACTTGCCGGGTGATGTACGCCGGGCGGTCGCCAAGGGACGCGCGCTAGAGGACAGAGCTACCCGGTCAGGTCTTGCTTTAACTACGATTGCTCAAAATATCGGAATGGCTGAGGCACAAGTGTCTCCGATCTGTCAGGATACGGGGATGCCTACATTTATCATTCACACACCTGTAGGAATCAATCAGATTGAGATGAAAAAAGATATTCATAACGCCATCGTACGGGCGACCAAGAACGGCAAGCTTCGTCCTAATTCCGTAGATTCACTAACAGGTGAGAACAGCGGAGATAATTTGGGGGCAGGAACACCAGTTATTCATTTCGAGCAGTGGGAAGAAGATAAAATAGACGTTAGACTTATTTTAAAAGGTGGAGGCTGTGAGAATAAGAATATCCAGTACAGCCTTCCGGCAGAATTAGAAGGATTGGGCAAAGCAGGTCGTGATCTGGACGGAATCCGCAAATGTATTCTCCATGCCGTTTATCAGGCACAAGGGCAAGGCTGTAGTGCTGGTTTTATTGGCGTTGGGATCGGCGGCGACCGCACGACAGGGTATGAGCTGGCTAAGAAGCAGTTGTTCCGTAAAGTGGAGGATGTTAATCCGATAGAGGATCTCAGTAAACTGGAAGATTACATCATGGAGAATGCCAATAAGCTGGGCATAGGAACAATGGGCTTTGGTGGGGAAGTATCGCTGCTTGGTTGTAAGGTCGGCGTTATGAATCGTCTCCCAGCCAGCTTTTTCGTATCTGTTGCGTATAACTGCTGGGCGTTCCGCCGCCAAGGTGTACTGGTTGATCCATCAACCGGCAATATTGAGGAGTGGCTATATGAGAGCGGAACAGGGATCTCGGTAGAGGATGGAAGGGATCAGGCATCCGAATCAGAAGTCCCAGGTGCAGGAGACAACAATGCAGCTACTGAATCTCGCGAAGTACGTCTGACCACACCGATTAGTGAAGAGGATATCCGGAGTTTACGAGTTGGGGATGTAGTCATTTTATCCGGTGAAATGCATACGGGCCGTGACGCACTTCATAAATATCTAATGGATCATGACGCTCCGGTGGATTTGGACGGTGCCGTGATCTATCACTGTGGTCCTGTAATGATGAAGGACGAGGAAGGCTGGCATGTTAAAGCAGCAGGTCCGACTACTAGTATCCGTGAAGAGCCTTATCAAGGCGATATTATCAAAAAATTTGGAATTCGTGCCGTCATCGGAAAAGGTGGAATGGGTCCAAAAACATTAAAAGCCCTTCAGGAGCATGGGGGCGTATATCTCAATGCAATTGGTGGCGCTGCACAGTATTATGCGGAATGCATCAAGAAAGTAAATGCGGTTGATTTCATGGAATTTGGTATTCCTGAGGCGATGTGGCATTTGGATGTGGAGGGCTTCGCTGCTATAGTAACGATGGATGCCCATGGCAACAGTCTGCACGCAGATGTAGAGAAAGATTCCGCAGCCAAGCTAACCCAGTTCAAAGAGCCTGTGTTTAAATAA